A genomic segment from Pistricoccus aurantiacus encodes:
- a CDS encoding NAD(P)/FAD-dependent oxidoreductase, producing MDTTTQSAVQGKRTAASQPFDPSYDPLKDATPGVGKDYAPTYWVATGGEPPEDDGPIEHDIEVDVAIIGAGFTGLTAAIFLAEQHGIKAHVLEANRTSWGCTTRNGGQAQCATGRLKRSQWISRYGLKVAHQLHQECIDAMENFKELIKDIDCEPQPGGHLYIAHRDKVMPTLEKEAKLLRDEFNYDAQILSATDVKRDWVDDKEAAGAMHEPEGIGIHAAKLAFGYHKKARALGAKIHPQSPVQGFETKNGVHYLKTPGGVVKAKAVGIATGGYTSQSLHPQLKNRLLPILSNSIVTRVLTDKEIEACNFQTKQVITDTRILRHYYRRLPDNRVQIGSRSAITGRDAPNKKYESMLISDMHRKFPALKDIQIDFSWWGWVDVSHDMMPRIFQPEAKETVYYALGYGGNGVMYSSQAGRRLAQWIAGKGKELDMPIFTSKLPHPNLFEKVESPVFAPFRRFGQRFLYRWYGLKDEKI from the coding sequence ATGGATACGACAACTCAATCAGCAGTTCAAGGCAAGCGTACCGCCGCTTCCCAACCTTTCGATCCCTCCTACGATCCCCTCAAGGATGCAACGCCTGGGGTGGGCAAGGATTACGCGCCGACCTACTGGGTGGCCACCGGCGGCGAGCCACCGGAAGACGACGGACCGATAGAGCATGACATCGAAGTGGACGTGGCGATCATCGGCGCGGGCTTTACCGGCTTGACCGCGGCGATCTTCCTGGCGGAACAGCATGGCATCAAGGCCCATGTGCTGGAAGCCAACCGTACCAGCTGGGGTTGTACCACCCGCAACGGCGGTCAAGCTCAGTGCGCCACTGGACGCCTGAAGCGTTCCCAGTGGATTTCCCGCTATGGCTTGAAGGTCGCGCATCAGCTGCATCAGGAATGCATCGATGCCATGGAGAATTTCAAGGAGTTGATCAAGGACATCGACTGCGAGCCACAGCCGGGCGGGCACCTGTATATCGCCCACCGGGACAAGGTCATGCCGACCCTGGAGAAGGAAGCCAAGCTGCTGCGGGACGAGTTCAACTATGACGCCCAGATTCTGAGTGCCACGGACGTCAAGCGCGACTGGGTGGATGACAAGGAAGCCGCCGGCGCCATGCACGAGCCGGAAGGCATCGGCATCCACGCCGCCAAGCTGGCCTTTGGCTATCACAAGAAGGCCCGCGCCCTGGGCGCCAAGATCCATCCTCAGAGTCCGGTACAGGGTTTCGAGACCAAGAACGGCGTGCATTACCTGAAGACGCCGGGTGGGGTGGTGAAGGCCAAGGCGGTGGGTATCGCCACCGGTGGCTATACCTCTCAGAGCCTGCATCCGCAGCTCAAGAATCGCCTGCTGCCGATCCTGTCGAATTCCATCGTCACGCGAGTGCTGACGGATAAGGAAATCGAGGCCTGCAATTTCCAGACCAAGCAGGTCATCACCGATACGCGGATTCTGCGTCACTACTATCGCCGCCTGCCGGATAACCGGGTGCAGATCGGCAGTCGCAGCGCCATCACCGGCCGCGACGCGCCGAACAAGAAGTACGAATCAATGCTGATCAGCGACATGCATCGCAAGTTTCCGGCGCTGAAAGACATTCAAATCGACTTCTCCTGGTGGGGCTGGGTGGACGTCAGTCACGACATGATGCCGCGCATCTTCCAGCCGGAGGCCAAGGAAACCGTCTATTACGCTTTGGGCTATGGCGGTAACGGCGTCATGTACTCTTCTCAGGCGGGGCGGCGACTGGCCCAGTGGATTGCTGGTAAAGGCAAGGAGCTGGATATGCCGATCTTCACCTCCAAGCTGCCGCACCCGAATCTGTTCGAGAAGGTTGAGTCACCGGTATTCGCGCCTTTCCGGCGGTTCGGACAGCGTTTCCTGTATCGGTGGTATGGCTTGAAGGACGAGAAGATCTGA
- a CDS encoding nuclear transport factor 2 family protein, which yields MSQSNVDLLKAFSQALNDHDIDKVMSMMTDDCVFHAIAGPDLMGKTFTGQDEVRQALEGAWKNAPDAQWVDGEHYAVEDHGFSETTYKGTTTDGARSEARMIDAFTFRDGKIAVKNAFRKNRPAIS from the coding sequence ATGAGTCAGTCCAACGTTGACCTGTTGAAAGCCTTTAGCCAAGCCCTGAACGATCACGATATTGACAAGGTCATGAGCATGATGACCGACGACTGTGTCTTTCATGCCATTGCCGGACCGGACCTGATGGGCAAGACCTTCACCGGTCAGGACGAGGTGCGCCAGGCGCTGGAAGGCGCCTGGAAGAATGCTCCGGATGCCCAGTGGGTCGATGGAGAGCATTACGCGGTAGAAGATCACGGCTTCTCCGAAACCACCTATAAGGGCACCACCACCGACGGCGCTCGCTCCGAGGCGCGCATGATCGACGCCTTCACCTTCCGGGACGGCAAGATCGCCGTGAAGAACGCCTTCCGCAAGAATCGTCCGGCGATCAGCTGA
- the thiO gene encoding glycine oxidase ThiO, whose protein sequence is MNDFLIIGGGVIGMMSAWQLADAGCNVTLIERGRCANEASWAGGGIVSPLYPWRHLEPISQLSRWSEGYYPALARQLIEETGIDPEYRQKGLLYLLVDDEVEAKAWAARVEKPLEQVSANFLYDKEPYLASGFDKALWMPTLGSIRNPRLGQALRARLASHSRVRLEENTQVNGFRLQRDRLEGVETSRGVFSAGRVVVCGGAWTGKLLKSLGVELPVRPVKGQMMIFKTPPKHDRMLVERVVLMDGRYLIPRSDGRLLIGSTLEEKDFDKSATDDAKASLLDSAVAMVPELAKCEIEHHWAGLRPGAPDGMPFIGAVPGIDGLFVNAGHYRNGLVLAPAATRLLVDQLLDRVPILDPEPFHLSASTIEARHPSLAG, encoded by the coding sequence ATGAACGATTTCCTGATTATCGGCGGCGGCGTGATTGGCATGATGAGCGCCTGGCAGCTGGCGGACGCGGGATGCAATGTCACTCTGATCGAGCGTGGGCGTTGTGCCAATGAAGCCTCCTGGGCCGGCGGCGGTATCGTCTCGCCGCTTTATCCCTGGCGGCATCTGGAGCCGATCTCGCAGCTTTCCCGCTGGTCCGAGGGTTACTATCCGGCGCTTGCAAGACAGCTGATCGAGGAAACCGGTATCGACCCGGAGTATCGGCAGAAAGGATTGCTATATCTTCTCGTGGACGACGAGGTGGAGGCAAAGGCCTGGGCGGCCCGTGTGGAAAAACCGCTGGAGCAGGTGAGCGCGAATTTTCTGTACGACAAGGAGCCCTATCTGGCCTCGGGCTTTGACAAGGCCCTGTGGATGCCGACCTTGGGCAGCATTCGCAATCCGCGGCTTGGCCAGGCTTTGCGCGCAAGGCTGGCATCACATTCCCGAGTACGGCTTGAGGAAAACACGCAGGTCAATGGGTTTCGCTTGCAACGGGATCGACTCGAGGGAGTGGAAACCTCTCGAGGTGTTTTCTCGGCAGGGCGGGTGGTTGTTTGCGGCGGCGCCTGGACCGGCAAGCTGTTGAAGTCATTGGGAGTCGAGCTGCCGGTGCGCCCGGTCAAAGGGCAGATGATGATCTTCAAGACACCCCCCAAGCACGATCGCATGCTGGTGGAGCGAGTGGTGCTGATGGACGGTCGCTACCTGATTCCCCGCTCGGACGGGCGTTTGCTGATTGGATCCACCCTGGAGGAAAAGGACTTCGATAAAAGCGCAACCGATGACGCGAAGGCGTCGCTACTCGACAGTGCGGTAGCGATGGTGCCGGAACTGGCAAAGTGCGAGATCGAGCATCACTGGGCGGGGCTGCGCCCGGGGGCGCCGGATGGCATGCCGTTCATCGGCGCCGTTCCCGGGATCGATGGGCTCTTCGTCAATGCGGGCCACTATCGCAACGGCCTGGTACTGGCGCCAGCGGCGACACGGCTGCTGGTGGATCAGCTTCTCGACCGCGTGCCGATTCTTGATCCCGAGCCTTTTCATCTGTCCGCCTCGACTATCGAAGCCAGGCACCCATCGTTAGCCGGGTAA
- the xsc gene encoding sulfoacetaldehyde acetyltransferase: MSTQDRKDTRQVVEGVQKMTPSEAFVETLVANGVTDMFGIMGSAFMDAMDIFAPAGIRLIPVVHEQGSGHMADGYARASGRHGVLIGQNGPGISNSVTAIAAAFWAHTPVVIITPETGTMGIGLGGFQECNQLPMFQEFTKYQGHVTHPARMAEFTGRCFDRAMSEIGPTQLNIPRDYFYGEIEVEIPRPMRLDRGPGGHKSLDEAADLLAKAQFPVIISGGGVVMADGVEECQALAERLNAPVVNSYLHNDSFPASHPLWCGPLGYQGSKASMKLMAQADVVVALGTRLGPFGTLPQHGMDYWPKDAKIIQIDADHKMLGLVKKISVGICGDAKEAAIALTERLQGRDLACDSNKDERAQTIKSEQDAWEKELDEWTHEKDDYSLDVIEENKKETPFSGGEYLHPRQVLRELEKAMPKDVMVSTDIGNINSVANSYLRFEKPRSFFAPMSFGNCGYAFPTIIGAKVAAPERPAVSYCGDGAWGMSLMETMTCVRHNIPVTAIVFHNRQWGAEKKNQVDFYGRRFVAGELENESFAEIGRAMGAEGMVVDKLEDVGPAFKKAIDMQMNEGKTCIVEIMCTRELGDPFRRDALKKPVRLLEKYQDYV, translated from the coding sequence ATGAGCACCCAGGACAGAAAAGATACCCGTCAGGTCGTGGAAGGCGTGCAGAAGATGACGCCCTCGGAAGCCTTCGTCGAAACCCTGGTCGCCAACGGCGTGACCGACATGTTCGGCATCATGGGCTCGGCGTTCATGGATGCCATGGACATCTTCGCCCCGGCGGGCATCCGCCTGATTCCGGTGGTCCACGAGCAGGGCTCTGGCCACATGGCGGACGGTTACGCCCGCGCGTCCGGCCGTCACGGCGTGCTGATCGGCCAGAACGGCCCCGGCATCTCCAATAGCGTGACCGCCATCGCCGCGGCCTTCTGGGCCCATACCCCGGTGGTCATCATCACCCCGGAAACCGGCACCATGGGCATCGGCCTGGGCGGCTTCCAGGAATGCAACCAACTGCCGATGTTCCAGGAGTTCACCAAGTACCAGGGCCACGTCACCCACCCGGCGCGCATGGCGGAATTCACCGGGCGCTGCTTCGACCGCGCCATGTCCGAGATCGGCCCGACCCAGCTCAACATTCCGCGGGACTACTTCTACGGCGAGATCGAGGTGGAGATTCCCCGCCCGATGCGCCTCGACCGCGGTCCGGGTGGCCACAAGAGTCTGGACGAAGCCGCGGACCTGCTGGCCAAGGCCCAGTTCCCGGTGATCATCTCCGGCGGCGGCGTGGTGATGGCGGACGGCGTCGAGGAATGCCAGGCGCTGGCCGAGCGGCTCAATGCCCCAGTGGTCAACAGCTACCTGCACAACGACTCCTTCCCCGCCAGCCACCCGCTGTGGTGCGGCCCGCTGGGCTATCAAGGCTCCAAGGCCTCGATGAAGCTGATGGCCCAGGCGGACGTGGTGGTCGCCCTGGGTACTCGTCTCGGGCCCTTCGGCACCTTGCCCCAGCACGGCATGGACTACTGGCCGAAGGACGCCAAGATCATCCAGATCGACGCCGACCACAAGATGCTCGGGCTGGTCAAGAAGATCTCCGTGGGCATCTGCGGCGACGCCAAGGAAGCCGCCATCGCCCTGACCGAGCGCCTGCAGGGCCGCGACCTGGCCTGCGACAGCAACAAGGATGAGCGCGCCCAGACCATCAAGAGCGAGCAGGACGCCTGGGAGAAGGAACTCGACGAGTGGACTCACGAGAAGGATGACTACAGCCTCGACGTCATCGAAGAGAACAAGAAGGAAACCCCGTTCTCCGGCGGCGAGTACCTGCACCCGCGTCAGGTGCTGCGCGAGCTCGAGAAAGCCATGCCGAAGGATGTCATGGTCTCCACGGACATCGGCAACATCAACTCCGTGGCCAACAGCTACCTGCGCTTTGAAAAGCCTCGCAGCTTCTTCGCGCCGATGAGCTTCGGCAACTGCGGCTACGCCTTCCCGACGATCATCGGTGCCAAGGTGGCCGCGCCGGAGCGTCCCGCGGTGTCCTACTGCGGTGACGGCGCCTGGGGCATGAGCCTGATGGAAACCATGACCTGCGTGCGTCATAACATCCCGGTGACCGCCATCGTCTTCCACAACCGCCAGTGGGGCGCGGAGAAGAAGAACCAGGTGGACTTCTACGGGCGTCGCTTCGTGGCCGGGGAGCTGGAAAACGAGAGCTTCGCCGAGATCGGTCGCGCGATGGGCGCCGAAGGCATGGTGGTGGACAAGCTCGAGGACGTGGGCCCGGCCTTCAAGAAGGCCATCGACATGCAGATGAACGAGGGTAAGACCTGCATCGTCGAGATCATGTGTACCCGCGAGCTGGGCGACCCGTTCCGTCGGGATGCCTTGAAGAAGCCGGTGCGGCTGCTCGAGAAGTATCAGGATTATGTCTAA
- a CDS encoding AAA family ATPase, with the protein MYKEKPDQMVSVRTLFGIDSDLEVPAFSKRDEYVPEIDSAYRFNPDVTLAILAGFTRDRRVMVQGLHGTGKSTHIEQVAARLNWPCLRVNLDGHISRLDLVGKDTIVIRDGLQVTEFQEGIVPWSLQRPVALIFDEYDAGRPDVMFVIQRILERDGSFTLLDQNRVIHPHPYFRLFATANTVGLGNLSGMYHGTQVLNHAQIDRWNIVAKLDYLPREEEIEIVVARVPSKNTERGRKLIDSMVAVADLTRKGFAAGDLSTLMSPRTVITWAENCEIFRNPARAFRLSFLNKCDEAERPLVAEYYQRCFGEELSSSYLNSEENLSNLGSEEGAAS; encoded by the coding sequence ATGTACAAAGAGAAACCCGACCAGATGGTATCCGTACGCACGCTGTTCGGAATCGACAGCGACCTGGAAGTGCCGGCGTTCAGCAAACGGGATGAGTACGTGCCGGAAATCGACTCGGCCTATCGCTTCAATCCGGATGTCACCCTGGCAATACTGGCCGGATTTACTCGGGATCGTCGGGTGATGGTGCAAGGGCTTCACGGCACCGGCAAATCGACCCATATCGAACAGGTCGCCGCTCGGCTCAACTGGCCCTGCCTGCGGGTCAATCTGGACGGTCATATCAGTCGCCTGGACCTGGTGGGCAAGGACACCATCGTCATCCGCGACGGCCTGCAGGTAACGGAGTTTCAGGAAGGCATCGTGCCCTGGTCGCTGCAGCGTCCGGTAGCGCTGATCTTCGACGAATACGACGCCGGTCGCCCGGACGTGATGTTCGTCATCCAGCGCATCCTGGAGCGAGACGGCAGTTTCACCCTGCTCGACCAGAACCGGGTCATTCATCCTCATCCGTATTTTCGGCTGTTCGCCACCGCCAACACCGTGGGCCTGGGCAACTTGAGCGGCATGTATCACGGCACCCAGGTGCTCAACCATGCTCAGATCGACCGCTGGAACATCGTCGCCAAGCTCGATTACCTGCCTCGGGAGGAAGAGATCGAGATCGTCGTCGCCCGTGTGCCCAGCAAGAACACGGAACGAGGCCGCAAACTGATCGATTCCATGGTGGCGGTGGCGGACCTGACCCGCAAGGGTTTTGCCGCCGGCGATCTTTCCACCCTGATGTCACCGCGCACGGTGATCACCTGGGCGGAGAACTGCGAAATCTTTCGCAACCCGGCCCGAGCCTTCCGGCTGTCGTTTCTCAACAAGTGCGACGAGGCGGAGCGCCCCTTGGTGGCGGAATACTACCAGCGCTGCTTCGGCGAGGAGCTTTCCTCCTCCTATCTCAATAGCGAGGAAAACCTGAGCAATCTCGGCAGCGAGGAAGGAGCCGCCTCGTGA